A genomic window from Sulfurospirillum oryzae includes:
- a CDS encoding sensor domain-containing diguanylate cyclase, whose amino-acid sequence MINCEKIIDSINVGILTIDADLNIYYVNKWVAVHSDVEAQDVVGKNLLSLFNVTPERLKSLQRHIKTALTLGGPSFFTADSNHYLFPMKNSITTKSIFEFMQQDVTIMPYNIEKRQVTVLIYDQTSLMEEKAKCNKESEDLARSIKVANATIRKLETAKNKLIKQKDIIYKQAHYDHLTSLANRTLLNQRLQLLVENNQTSGKKFGVLFLDLDNFKEINDSLGHDVGDMILIHVAKTLLLATRKSDTVARFGGDEFIILVDDIEETKTLEHIAKKLISAVQQPIRVRHLDLSVTTSIGISLFPDHGSDFNQLIKNADLALYVAKAEGRNTYKVHHQ is encoded by the coding sequence ATGATAAATTGTGAAAAAATTATTGATTCGATTAATGTAGGTATCTTAACCATCGATGCCGATTTAAACATCTACTACGTCAACAAATGGGTTGCGGTACACAGTGATGTTGAAGCACAAGATGTTGTAGGAAAAAATCTACTTTCGCTGTTTAATGTAACACCTGAACGTCTTAAATCACTCCAACGTCATATCAAAACAGCCCTCACGCTGGGAGGTCCTTCTTTCTTTACTGCCGATTCTAACCACTATCTGTTTCCTATGAAAAACTCGATAACCACGAAATCAATCTTTGAGTTTATGCAACAAGATGTGACCATTATGCCTTACAACATCGAAAAAAGGCAAGTGACTGTACTTATTTACGATCAAACCAGTTTGATGGAAGAAAAGGCGAAGTGCAACAAAGAGAGTGAAGATCTTGCTCGTTCAATCAAAGTTGCCAATGCAACCATTAGAAAACTTGAGACGGCTAAAAATAAACTTATTAAACAAAAAGACATTATCTATAAACAAGCCCATTATGATCATCTCACTTCTTTAGCAAACCGAACACTGCTCAATCAACGGTTACAACTCTTAGTTGAAAACAATCAAACCAGTGGTAAAAAATTTGGTGTACTCTTTTTAGATTTGGATAATTTTAAAGAAATCAATGATTCATTGGGTCATGATGTTGGAGATATGATTCTCATTCATGTAGCAAAAACCTTACTCTTAGCTACACGTAAATCGGATACTGTCGCACGCTTTGGCGGAGATGAGTTTATTATTCTTGTAGATGACATTGAAGAAACTAAAACATTAGAACATATTGCTAAAAAACTTATTAGCGCTGTTCAACAACCTATTCGAGTTCGCCACTTGGATCTTAGTGTGACTACCAGCATTGGTATTAGCCTCTTCCCTGATCATGGATCTGACTTTAATCAATTGATTAAAAATGCTGATCTTGCACTTTATGTCGCTAAAGCGGAAGGTCGCAATACCTATAAAGTTCACCATCAATAG
- a CDS encoding argininosuccinate synthase domain-containing protein, translating to MKALVLYSGGLDSMLAMKLLTQQGIEVIALHINIGFGVKEDHFDTLKRRAEIAGATLEVIDVRDEYLQKVLFSPKYGYGKQFNPCIDCHGFMFSVAKSLLPRYGASFIATGEVVGQRPMSQNKDALRLVKKIADDLDEDLILRPMSALVMEETKPEREGWVDRSRLLGFNGRGRNAQLSLAKELGWEDYPTPAGGCLLTDVQFSIRMRDFTKYDSFAKEDIEVLKNGRHFRLPEGAKLVIGRNEKENDIIDSLNNPKFNLLHVNEDMSAPSSLLSKNASCADEEEACRIILTFTKALPDQSYALRIGERVIQSSPYETKEDAKKYLI from the coding sequence ATGAAAGCATTAGTACTCTATAGCGGCGGGCTTGATAGCATGCTCGCCATGAAACTCTTAACACAGCAAGGCATCGAAGTCATTGCTCTGCACATTAACATTGGTTTTGGTGTCAAAGAAGATCATTTTGATACCCTTAAACGTCGCGCAGAAATTGCTGGCGCAACACTTGAAGTCATTGATGTCCGCGATGAATACCTTCAAAAAGTTCTTTTTAGCCCAAAATATGGCTATGGAAAACAGTTCAACCCATGCATCGACTGTCATGGTTTTATGTTTAGCGTTGCAAAGTCACTCTTGCCGCGCTATGGTGCTTCATTTATTGCCACAGGCGAAGTGGTGGGTCAACGTCCGATGAGCCAGAATAAAGATGCACTAAGACTCGTGAAGAAAATAGCCGATGATCTTGATGAAGACCTTATTCTTCGTCCAATGTCTGCTTTAGTGATGGAAGAGACCAAACCTGAACGAGAAGGCTGGGTTGATCGAAGCCGGCTTTTAGGCTTTAATGGCAGAGGACGCAACGCACAACTCTCCCTTGCGAAAGAATTAGGATGGGAAGATTACCCCACGCCTGCAGGAGGATGTTTACTGACTGATGTGCAATTTAGCATCCGTATGCGTGATTTCACAAAATACGATAGCTTTGCAAAAGAAGATATTGAAGTGCTTAAAAATGGAAGACATTTTAGACTTCCAGAGGGAGCAAAGCTTGTTATCGGACGCAATGAAAAAGAAAATGACATTATCGATTCTTTGAATAATCCTAAGTTTAATCTTTTACATGTAAACGAAGATATGAGCGCTCCTTCTTCGCTACTTTCCAAAAATGCTTCATGTGCAGATGAAGAAGAAGCGTGTCGTATTATTTTAACATTTACCAAAGCCCTCCCCGATCAAAGTTATGCTCTTCGCATCGGTGAAAGAGTCATTCAATCATCCCCTTATGAAACAAAAGAGGATGCTAAAAAGTATCTTATATAG
- the rnhA gene encoding ribonuclease HI, with protein MKKISLFCDGSSLGNPGAGGYCAILRFGAVERIVSGGMANATNNQMELLAVIEGLAALKEPCDVTLISDSSYVIKGINEWLEGWKRKDFAKVKNPELWQRYVEVSKNHKVHGIWVRGHDGHVENEMCDRIAKEEATKVKER; from the coding sequence ATGAAGAAAATATCTCTTTTCTGTGATGGCTCATCCTTAGGAAATCCTGGTGCTGGTGGCTATTGCGCTATTTTGCGTTTTGGGGCGGTTGAACGCATTGTCAGTGGTGGAATGGCAAACGCTACCAACAATCAGATGGAACTCTTGGCGGTTATTGAAGGCTTGGCAGCCCTTAAAGAGCCATGCGATGTTACGCTTATTAGCGATTCAAGTTATGTGATCAAAGGGATTAATGAATGGCTTGAAGGCTGGAAGCGCAAAGATTTTGCCAAGGTGAAAAACCCAGAACTCTGGCAGCGCTATGTGGAAGTCTCTAAAAACCATAAAGTTCATGGTATTTGGGTCAGAGGACATGATGGACACGTAGAAAATGAAATGTGCGATAGGATCGCAAAAGAAGAAGCAACCAAAGTAAAGGAAAGATAA
- a CDS encoding CHASE sensor domain-containing protein — translation MRFKHLSIRHKLLVFLASSAALALVISSLLIIVYTQKMQHAHLLDDLEQSTNVMSTNMQASVLFHDEISAHKMLLAFESNPHIMSAWVLDEEGRMLSAFTSKRHSAKEVETLNATLEFLIQTQKQKLFEKQESVQYTSDSSMAIVDPIVYEGNTIGALVIASDTMQFKQMMYDFIMIQVFISLVTLAIIFLLSWWGGFKSLSSILSSL, via the coding sequence ATGAGATTTAAGCATTTAAGTATTCGTCACAAGTTACTCGTCTTTTTAGCCTCTAGCGCGGCATTGGCTCTTGTTATCTCTTCCTTGTTGATTATTGTGTATACGCAAAAAATGCAACATGCTCACCTTCTAGATGACCTTGAGCAATCTACGAATGTTATGAGCACCAACATGCAAGCATCTGTCCTTTTTCATGATGAAATCAGTGCCCATAAAATGCTTTTGGCTTTTGAGAGCAATCCTCATATTATGAGTGCTTGGGTTTTGGATGAAGAGGGAAGAATGTTGAGTGCTTTTACCTCAAAAAGGCATTCAGCAAAAGAGGTTGAGACGCTAAATGCCACATTGGAATTTTTGATTCAAACGCAAAAACAGAAGCTCTTTGAAAAACAAGAGAGTGTTCAGTACACCAGCGATAGTAGTATGGCAATTGTAGACCCCATTGTTTACGAAGGCAATACCATAGGTGCGCTCGTCATTGCCAGCGACACCATGCAGTTTAAACAGATGATGTACGATTTTATCATGATTCAAGTTTTTATCTCACTGGTGACTTTGGCTATTATTTTTCTGCTTTCATGGTGGGGTGGTTTCAAAAGCCTTTCATCAATCCTGTCGTCTCTTTGA
- a CDS encoding response regulator, protein MSLSNKMIFLVVDDSKISRKWLIEMIPKKIVENADIIEGCDGEEAIALYDKHRPDVVFLDITMPGIDGIEALGRIRAINPEAIVVMISADRQKTTKEKVLALGASAIISKPVDEQEFRTTLLKLVF, encoded by the coding sequence ATGAGCTTATCTAATAAAATGATTTTTCTAGTCGTTGATGATTCGAAAATTTCACGAAAATGGCTTATTGAGATGATCCCAAAAAAAATTGTTGAAAATGCTGATATTATCGAAGGGTGCGATGGTGAAGAGGCTATCGCTCTTTACGATAAACACAGACCTGATGTTGTTTTTTTGGACATCACCATGCCTGGTATTGATGGCATTGAAGCCCTAGGGCGTATTCGAGCTATCAATCCTGAAGCCATTGTCGTGATGATCTCTGCTGATCGTCAAAAAACAACTAAAGAGAAAGTTTTAGCGCTTGGTGCTTCGGCCATTATTTCCAAGCCTGTGGATGAACAAGAATTTCGCACAACCTTGCTAAAGTTGGTATTTTAA
- a CDS encoding tetratricopeptide repeat protein, producing MDNFFIAYRDPLFGVIILFAIVFVISFSNYWWGVFKNKEEKQSIDKFVKKFEIVTDENEYKKLLEDASIPLESLALLAHAYAKSGDYEKAINIYLVTLKRVKGKDEKQYLLSTLGKTYFKAGFLRRSSEVFLESLRLHPRNAESLKYLTVAYEQLQEYVKAEEVLDSLEELGAKVSVQRTYLKALETIKESHLKESQKVEKLLELCKTAPFLKRKLFEYMQENGIKIEPSFFETLSFKSVIDLLWYVDPMVYDILTCKDPLVQQIAMARGLSPYVEQEGEVPFALDVLSKLQSIGYSKASLGFEYLCGECKQVFPIHFYRCPHCQSIDSVTIQTTLTKADDEENISFL from the coding sequence TTGGATAATTTTTTTATAGCATACCGCGATCCACTTTTTGGTGTCATCATTTTGTTTGCCATTGTTTTTGTTATCTCCTTCTCTAATTATTGGTGGGGTGTTTTTAAGAACAAAGAAGAGAAACAAAGTATCGATAAGTTTGTTAAAAAATTTGAAATTGTCACCGACGAAAATGAGTATAAAAAACTTTTGGAAGACGCTTCGATTCCTTTAGAATCGTTAGCATTGCTTGCACATGCGTATGCCAAAAGTGGGGACTATGAAAAAGCGATCAATATCTACCTTGTGACACTCAAGCGCGTCAAAGGTAAGGACGAAAAACAGTACCTTCTTTCAACACTTGGGAAGACCTATTTTAAAGCAGGTTTTTTGCGTCGAAGTTCCGAAGTCTTTTTAGAGTCATTGCGTCTGCATCCACGCAATGCAGAATCCCTCAAATACCTAACCGTCGCCTATGAGCAACTTCAAGAGTATGTGAAAGCCGAAGAGGTTTTGGACTCATTGGAAGAGTTGGGTGCAAAAGTAAGTGTGCAAAGAACGTATCTTAAAGCACTTGAGACGATTAAAGAGAGTCATCTTAAAGAGAGCCAAAAAGTTGAGAAGCTTTTAGAACTTTGCAAAACAGCCCCTTTTTTAAAGCGAAAATTGTTTGAATACATGCAAGAAAATGGTATTAAAATTGAGCCTTCTTTCTTTGAAACGTTATCCTTCAAAAGCGTCATTGATCTTTTATGGTATGTTGATCCTATGGTCTATGATATTCTTACATGTAAAGATCCACTGGTGCAACAAATTGCGATGGCAAGGGGCTTGAGCCCTTATGTTGAGCAAGAGGGTGAAGTTCCTTTTGCACTGGATGTCTTAAGTAAGCTTCAAAGTATCGGTTATAGCAAAGCAAGCCTTGGTTTTGAGTACCTTTGTGGTGAATGCAAGCAAGTTTTCCCGATCCATTTTTACAGATGCCCTCATTGCCAAAGCATCGACAGCGTTACGATCCAAACCACACTGACCAAAGCAGACGATGAAGAAAATATCTCTTTTCTGTGA
- a CDS encoding chemotaxis protein CheC: MTTHYFNPQQEDVLKELINVSFGLSASLIGDMLDNHAKLHIPDISSIDIHKLDDKIIEVLEEEYEFYLTKQRFLGSFNGEVLFVFNNYSARAFCNLLLKQEVSDKGDIKSSIMELTNIITSACIGKFCEIIHGETIFKVPSIEKREISEMDKYDKIEGYDNVIVIKTALDIEKENILGHMFILLNNEMLDHLKSTIDKL, translated from the coding sequence ATGACAACACACTATTTTAACCCACAACAAGAAGATGTTTTAAAAGAACTCATTAATGTCTCTTTCGGACTATCCGCGTCTTTGATTGGCGATATGCTGGACAATCATGCCAAACTTCATATTCCTGACATTTCAAGTATTGATATCCACAAATTGGACGATAAAATCATTGAAGTTTTGGAAGAAGAGTACGAATTTTATCTCACAAAACAGCGTTTTCTAGGCTCTTTTAATGGCGAAGTGTTGTTCGTCTTTAACAACTACTCAGCACGTGCCTTTTGTAATCTTTTGCTCAAACAAGAAGTAAGTGATAAGGGTGATATAAAATCATCTATTATGGAACTTACCAATATCATCACATCGGCCTGTATCGGCAAGTTTTGTGAAATCATTCATGGCGAAACCATTTTTAAAGTCCCTTCCATTGAAAAACGCGAAATCTCCGAAATGGATAAGTACGATAAAATCGAAGGCTATGACAATGTCATTGTCATTAAAACAGCACTAGATATTGAAAAAGAGAATATCTTGGGGCACATGTTTATTCTTCTCAACAATGAGATGCTTGATCATTTAAAAAGTACGATTGATAAGTTATAG
- a CDS encoding sensor domain-containing diguanylate cyclase yields MVGWFQKPFINPVVSLIDTFQKIAETKNYATSVKLAQNDEFGVLYEHFNSMLVEIKERDERLLHLASTDSLTGLSNRHYAMEMMHTLVAKALRHKGFLSVIMLDIDHFKMINDTYGHIAGDEVLRVIAKLIVECAREYDVVARVGGEEFLIVCDGCDQHALSVIAERIRSRVEATKIYYETALISVTISVGGYVHVPTSNNIEPLLKIADDALYEAKTLGRNCVVLKGSACA; encoded by the coding sequence ATGGTGGGGTGGTTTCAAAAGCCTTTCATCAATCCTGTCGTCTCTTTGATTGACACATTTCAAAAGATTGCGGAGACGAAAAATTATGCTACTTCAGTGAAGCTGGCTCAAAATGATGAGTTTGGTGTTTTGTATGAGCACTTCAACTCCATGCTTGTTGAAATTAAAGAGCGAGATGAGCGGTTATTGCACCTTGCGAGCACCGACAGTCTTACAGGACTCTCCAATCGCCACTATGCGATGGAAATGATGCACACTTTAGTTGCAAAGGCGCTCAGGCATAAAGGTTTTTTGAGTGTTATCATGCTCGACATTGACCATTTTAAAATGATTAATGATACGTATGGACATATCGCAGGTGATGAAGTCCTGCGCGTGATTGCGAAATTGATCGTTGAATGTGCCAGAGAGTATGATGTGGTAGCGCGTGTGGGCGGTGAAGAGTTCTTAATTGTGTGTGATGGTTGCGATCAGCACGCTCTATCTGTCATTGCAGAACGTATTCGCTCTCGTGTTGAAGCAACAAAAATATATTATGAAACAGCTCTTATCTCCGTGACAATCAGCGTAGGTGGGTATGTGCATGTCCCCACTTCAAATAACATCGAACCTCTGCTTAAAATAGCAGATGATGCGTTGTATGAAGCTAAAACATTAGGGCGAAATTGTGTTGTGCTTAAAGGGAGTGCATGCGCTTAA
- the rnc gene encoding ribonuclease III, with product MQKRLEALQKRLGYQFKDQDLIIEALTHKSSKQPYNNERLEFLGDAVLDLIVGEYLYHEFTEVAEGELSKLRASLVNEKSFEKLARLLHLGECIYISLAEENNNGREKPSLLSNAFEAIMGALYLEAGLEKARALAIALLEEAYPKIDMDAIFRDHKTTLQELTQAHFGMTPEYRLVRSFGPDHKKEFEIAVSVRGKDLAIASGKSKKEAQQKAAMLALEILKKEIR from the coding sequence ATGCAAAAAAGATTAGAAGCGTTACAGAAGCGTTTGGGTTATCAGTTTAAAGATCAAGACCTGATAATCGAGGCACTTACGCACAAAAGTTCAAAACAACCCTACAATAACGAGCGTTTGGAGTTTTTAGGCGACGCGGTACTGGACCTCATTGTGGGTGAGTACCTTTACCATGAATTTACCGAAGTAGCAGAGGGTGAACTCTCCAAGCTACGCGCTTCGCTTGTTAATGAAAAAAGCTTTGAAAAACTGGCACGTTTGCTTCATTTAGGTGAGTGCATTTACATCTCACTGGCAGAAGAGAATAACAATGGACGTGAAAAACCTTCCCTTCTTTCCAACGCGTTTGAGGCGATTATGGGCGCACTCTACCTTGAAGCGGGGTTAGAGAAAGCCCGAGCTTTGGCGATAGCGCTTTTAGAAGAGGCGTACCCTAAAATTGATATGGATGCGATTTTTAGAGACCATAAAACCACCTTGCAAGAGCTGACACAAGCCCATTTTGGCATGACACCAGAGTATCGCTTGGTGCGCTCCTTTGGGCCGGATCATAAAAAAGAGTTTGAAATCGCTGTGAGTGTGAGAGGCAAAGACCTTGCCATTGCCAGTGGAAAAAGTAAAAAAGAGGCACAGCAAAAAGCGGCAATGCTCGCACTTGAAATCCTTAAAAAAGAGATCAGATGA
- a CDS encoding YfiR family protein → MRLIKAILLLGLVVALAWGSDEERKLEAAFLGRFASYIDWEAKSKEYFIITLIDENPFGSILNNLYIDKRIKGKPVLVRLVRKVEEIGLTDLLFITLNTQKDRLEAIRYAQEHSILSISESRGFAGSGGIIQLNFVDQKIRITINHDAATRSGIKIASPLLSVATVLQRGKP, encoded by the coding sequence ATGCGCTTAATCAAGGCTATTTTACTGTTAGGTTTGGTTGTTGCTTTAGCATGGGGAAGCGATGAAGAGCGCAAATTAGAAGCCGCTTTTTTAGGGCGGTTTGCAAGTTATATTGATTGGGAAGCGAAATCAAAAGAGTATTTTATTATCACCCTTATTGATGAAAATCCTTTTGGGTCTATTTTAAATAATCTTTACATTGACAAACGTATTAAAGGCAAACCCGTCTTAGTGCGACTGGTGAGGAAGGTGGAAGAGATTGGCTTAACGGATCTTTTATTTATAACCCTCAACACGCAAAAAGACCGACTTGAGGCGATTAGATATGCGCAAGAACACTCTATTTTAAGTATCAGTGAATCCAGAGGTTTTGCTGGGAGCGGTGGGATTATTCAGCTTAATTTTGTCGATCAAAAGATTCGCATTACTATCAATCACGATGCCGCAACACGCTCTGGCATTAAAATTGCCTCTCCATTACTCTCTGTTGCTACAGTACTTCAAAGAGGCAAGCCATGA
- the aroC gene encoding chorismate synthase, translating into MNTFGRKFCFTTFGESHGKAIGCVVDGVPAGLEIDEEFIQSELDRRKPGQNKFATARKEGDKIEILSGVFEGVSTGTPIAMIIFNENQKSGDYDSVKDLFRPGHADFTYFHKYGIRDYRGGGRSSARETAARVAAGAIAKLLLNTLHVKVQSGICAIGGIEAKSYDFERVAKSEIYALDGNVEEAQKEVILEAKNAHDSVGGVALVQVVGAPAGLGEPIYYKLDALLAEAMMGINGVKGVEIGEGFHASALKGSQNNDAISKEGFVTNHSGGILGGMSNGDTITCKVYFKPTPSIFLAQETIDKEGNALTCNLKGRHDPCIAVRGSVVAESMTALVIADLLLLNLGAKVEHLKRVYM; encoded by the coding sequence ATGAATACATTTGGAAGAAAATTTTGTTTTACAACCTTTGGTGAATCGCATGGAAAGGCAATTGGCTGTGTGGTCGATGGCGTCCCAGCAGGCTTAGAAATCGATGAGGAATTTATTCAAAGCGAGTTAGATAGAAGAAAACCAGGTCAGAACAAATTTGCCACCGCACGCAAAGAGGGCGATAAGATTGAAATTTTAAGCGGTGTTTTTGAAGGTGTTAGTACTGGAACGCCCATTGCGATGATTATTTTCAATGAAAATCAAAAAAGCGGTGACTATGACAGTGTGAAAGATCTTTTTCGTCCAGGGCATGCGGATTTTACCTATTTTCACAAATACGGAATCAGAGATTATCGCGGTGGCGGACGCAGTAGTGCCAGGGAAACAGCCGCACGCGTGGCAGCAGGTGCTATTGCCAAACTACTTCTAAACACTTTACATGTAAAGGTTCAAAGTGGTATTTGTGCCATCGGTGGCATCGAAGCCAAAAGTTATGATTTTGAACGTGTGGCAAAGAGTGAGATTTACGCGCTAGATGGAAACGTCGAAGAGGCACAAAAAGAGGTTATTTTAGAAGCTAAAAACGCGCACGATTCTGTGGGCGGTGTGGCGCTTGTGCAGGTTGTGGGAGCGCCCGCAGGATTGGGTGAGCCGATTTATTATAAACTTGACGCCCTTTTGGCAGAAGCCATGATGGGTATTAACGGTGTTAAAGGCGTAGAAATCGGAGAGGGCTTTCATGCCTCAGCGCTCAAAGGCTCCCAGAATAACGATGCCATTAGCAAAGAGGGATTTGTCACCAACCATAGTGGCGGAATTTTGGGCGGTATGAGCAATGGCGATACCATTACATGTAAAGTCTATTTTAAACCAACCCCTTCGATTTTTCTTGCTCAAGAGACGATTGATAAAGAGGGAAATGCGCTTACATGTAACCTCAAAGGAAGACATGACCCGTGCATCGCTGTACGTGGCAGTGTCGTTGCAGAGTCGATGACTGCTTTAGTCATAGCCGATCTTTTACTGCTCAATTTAGGCGCAAAAGTCGAACATCTCAAACGGGTTTACATGTAA
- the dnaG gene encoding DNA primase: MIDKTSIENLKQRLDIVDVVGSYLELKKNGANYKCVCPFHNDTSPSLVVSPSKQIYHCFACGAGGDSIKFVMEYEKLSYPETIEKLANMVNFSLSYTTNDGIKKEDRKLMESLNLFYIKQLDNNPQAKQYLRQRGISEASVEKFEIGYAPASFATLDFLSSRGYAMSESMEYGVAGIGENNHPYARFIERVTFPIYSPSNRLVGFGGRTLSNHPAKYVNSPQTKHFNKSQLLYGYHLAKENIYKQKTIIITEGYLDVIMLHQAGFTHAVATLGTALTNEHIPLITRGDPEVIVAYDGDDAGINAALKASMLLSTHGIKGGVVLFSGGMDPADMVQNNLIDALNHLFRTPQPFIEFSLERMVKKYNLKDPLAKQQALTEAMSYLKTLPQAVQESYTGMLSEKLGLHHNLVKIQSHKPQRLDKKERAFEDMLELTIIKTILSEPSLIDTVLDTIDSSMFKTHQEEFSLLLDNQFEHPKLRRISLWEDIKVYDEKSLIASMVAFLYHYYNEKFQEIKTARELSYDKKQFLIRKIQEKMMKLKQGELVPYESISTL, from the coding sequence ATGATAGATAAAACATCCATTGAAAACCTCAAACAACGTCTTGATATTGTCGATGTCGTAGGCTCATACTTAGAGCTGAAAAAAAACGGTGCCAACTATAAGTGCGTGTGCCCTTTTCACAATGACACAAGTCCTAGCCTTGTGGTGAGTCCCTCAAAACAGATTTACCACTGTTTCGCCTGTGGCGCTGGAGGAGATAGCATCAAATTTGTCATGGAGTATGAAAAACTCTCTTACCCTGAAACCATCGAAAAACTCGCCAATATGGTCAACTTTTCACTCTCTTATACCACCAATGATGGCATTAAAAAAGAAGATCGAAAGCTGATGGAGAGTTTGAATCTTTTTTACATTAAACAACTCGATAACAACCCCCAAGCGAAACAGTATTTGAGACAAAGAGGCATCTCTGAAGCCTCTGTTGAAAAATTTGAAATCGGTTATGCGCCTGCCTCTTTTGCGACGCTTGATTTTTTAAGCTCACGTGGTTATGCCATGAGTGAAAGTATGGAGTATGGCGTTGCAGGCATTGGAGAAAACAATCACCCTTATGCACGTTTTATCGAACGCGTTACCTTTCCCATCTATTCACCGAGCAACAGGCTTGTTGGTTTTGGTGGGCGAACGCTTTCGAATCATCCTGCTAAGTATGTTAACTCGCCTCAAACCAAACATTTTAACAAATCGCAACTGCTGTATGGCTACCATCTTGCCAAAGAAAATATTTACAAACAAAAAACAATCATTATTACCGAAGGCTATTTAGACGTTATTATGTTGCATCAAGCAGGGTTTACCCATGCCGTTGCAACGCTAGGCACTGCCCTTACAAACGAGCATATTCCTCTTATCACAAGGGGTGATCCTGAAGTCATTGTGGCGTATGATGGCGATGATGCGGGCATTAATGCCGCTCTTAAAGCCTCTATGTTACTTAGCACGCATGGTATTAAAGGAGGCGTTGTTCTTTTTAGTGGAGGAATGGATCCTGCGGATATGGTGCAAAACAATCTCATTGATGCCCTCAATCACCTCTTTAGAACGCCTCAACCTTTTATTGAGTTTTCACTAGAGCGCATGGTGAAAAAGTACAACCTCAAAGACCCTCTCGCCAAACAACAAGCGCTAACTGAGGCGATGAGTTACCTTAAAACACTACCTCAAGCCGTTCAAGAGAGTTATACAGGGATGCTCTCAGAAAAACTGGGGCTTCACCATAATTTGGTGAAAATTCAGAGCCATAAACCTCAAAGACTCGATAAAAAGGAGCGTGCCTTTGAAGATATGCTGGAACTTACCATCATCAAAACGATTTTAAGTGAACCCAGTCTTATTGATACGGTACTCGATACCATCGATAGCTCTATGTTCAAAACCCACCAAGAAGAGTTTTCGCTTCTTTTGGACAATCAATTTGAACATCCTAAGCTTAGACGCATTTCGCTGTGGGAAGACATCAAAGTGTACGATGAAAAATCACTGATCGCGTCGATGGTCGCATTTTTATACCACTACTACAACGAAAAGTTTCAAGAAATCAAAACTGCACGTGAGCTAAGTTATGATAAAAAGCAGTTTTTGATTCGTAAAATACAAGAAAAAATGATGAAATTAAAACAAGGTGAATTGGTTCCGTATGAAAGCATTAGTACTCTATAG